The Kordia sp. SMS9 DNA window ATAACTCTAAAGGAAAGTCAAAGAAATTCTTGAAGAAAAATGGTTCCTATTTTTTAGAAAGAACCCATAAAGAAATTTTAGATTTAGGTTTTGGTAAAATACCTATTCCAAAAGCAATTGATTCAAAATATCTTCCTTTTGAGATATTTAGCGAAACTCGTGGATATATTACAAAATTAGCTGAACAAACAATTAATTCGTATGATTTAGAACTCTATGATGCGTGTTCAGTTCTCACAAGAAAGTTAGTGGAAATCCTTATAATTGAATCATTCGAGAGACACGGAATTGAAAATTTGATTAAGAAGAGCGATGGTAGTTTTTACTACTTAAGTGATTTGATAACAGAATTATTAAAAGAACCTAAATGGAATTTGAGTAGAAACACAAAACAGTCTCTACCAAAGATTAAGAAAAATGGAGATTTGTCTGCTCATAATAGAAGGTATATCGCCAGAAAACCCGATTCGGATAAACTCAAGGATGATTTGAGAATTGTAATAGGAGAATTAATTCACATAATTGACTATCCAAATTGGAAATAAAAAACTGTGCCCAACAATGGTAACCGTTGCACAACCCTATAATTTCAAAAAAACAAGGCATTCTTAACACTTTTAAGCCTGTCTTTCTTTTTGCTCTCATTATAAATTCTAAAATTAATTCCGCTTACAATCAAGATATAATGACCAAATAGCGGCTTTATTTTAAAAATGACTAAAGCAAGTGATGTGGCTCCACTTTTTGTAGTTTTTGTGATGAATTTCAGGTATTTCTTTACGTTATAAGTTTATACTAATAGTTTTTCAATAAAAAGATAAATAGTAAAATTTAAAAATTCGGCTTGTGTTTCATCCAAAAAACAACAGCTTATTTTCAACGCTATTTTTCATACACAAAACCATCAACTATAATTTAAGAAAACGTAACGATTTGACTTATTTACCAAAAATTGGTAAATTTGAAACAGTAAAAGATTTTTAAAGATGAAAAATACATCCATTTCACTTGGCAACTACTTTGATCAATTTGTAAGCGCTCAAGTTTCAGCTGGTCGATATAAAAACGTAAGTGAAGTAATCAGAGCTGGACTGCGGCTTTTGGAAAATGAAGAGAGTAAAGCAATTGCGTTAAAAAATGCAATTCAAGAAGGATTAAACAGTCCATTAGTTGAAGATTTTGACTTTGATGAAAATTTGAAAAGGCTAAAAGCTGAAAAAATAAAAAATGGCTAAAGTTATATTTAGACAAGAAGCCATTAATGATTTGAATGATATTTGGACGTACACTTATGAAAAATGGTCTGAAAAACAAGCCGACACGTATTATGCTACAATTAAAATAACGTGTAGTGGAATTGGAGAAAATCCAACTATTGGAAAAGAATATCATGGAATAAACAGAAAGCTACTCGGACTTACATCTGGAAAACATATAATTTTTTATCAACAAATATCAAATGAAAGGATTGAAATTGTTAGAATTTTACATGAGCGAATGGACTTGGAAAATCAAATAACTTACTAAAAAATCATATGCTACAGTAGTGTAGTTAATAGTTGTTTTTAGTAAACTACCTTTACAAAAATCAAATCACAAAACTCACAAATGCCAAAAACCAAAAAATTCTCAATTTTCATTACATTCATTTTGTGTGCACTAAGTGCCTGCAATACCGAACTTTCTAAAGATATCAATGGCACTTTTGGAATTTTAGCGACAGAATTAGAACGCAATACAATACAGCTAACAGAGGATATTAATTTAAAGATTTCGGAAGCTTCACAATCACGCGTCGAAGTTTCAGAGAATGAAAAGGTTTCAATTTTAAATCCTATACTTGATAGTGTAAGCATAGTTAAAATGAATACTTATCACAAACTGACTGAAGCATATGTAGCTTTCCTAACTGAGATTGAAGACGAATTCATTCAAAGTGATACCAATCCGCTGATTCAAAATGGTGAGATTACACAAAGAGGAAAAGAATACTTGGGTAGAACTAAATTATATTCAGAAAAAATTCAAAAATTATGGGACAATGAATTCACAAAAAATAAAGTCATTCTACAACTAAACACAGATCATATTCAAAATAGAAAAGGCACTAAAATTTCACACATTTCCTACTATTTTGAAGACCTTCCAACAAAAGGAATCATAGTATATTTGAAACAGAAAAAATACAATGTTTTGTTACTAGAAAAAGATTTTTTGAATGATCTAATTTTCCAAAACCTTACAACACAACCAAATTCAAAGAATTAATTAGTTATCTAATTTTTTTAAAAACGCTATATTTTTCTTACGTATTTGTTTCCTGTTTTAATGAATTTAATAAGATATAAATCAGATTTTTTTAGTTTCAACTAATATTATTCTATCTTAAAAAAATCTACGTAACGAAACGTAGATTTAAAAACTGACTTATTTTATGAGTACTTCAAACCCCGCAGCTATTATTGTATTTCGACATGCACATGATCTTCCCACTGATACACAAGCAGCTGAATTAAAAAAGTATAATGATGAACATCCAAATGACAAACGAGGTGAAAGTTATTATTATATTCAAGAAGCAAAAACATATAACCTACCAGATCCAGCACAAGGTTCCGTAACACTTCCGTGGCAACGTTTATCCCCAGACGGTTTTAATGAAGCTCAAAATATTGCTGCCGATTTACCAAGTTGGATTAGTCAACATTGGGCACCTGTGAATTTAGTGATTACCAAAGATCCAAGATCAAAAGATCAGACACAAAATCCATTTCAAACTGTCATTCCTTCTGCAGACGCACTTAAAGCTAGTAACAAAGTGGAAGTTCAATTAAAAGACGATCCAGGTTTTAATAAAGCCAATCTTATTTCAGATGGGCATTCTGCCTTAATTTGTTGGGACAGACAAGGGCTTTGGCAAGATGAAGGTGATCCAGCAGGAACGTATATTTTACAGTCACTTGCGAAAGCGAATCCATTGCCAGGAAACATTACACGTCCACATAAAGCAGGTACGTTTTATGTGTTTACAAATCCAGATACTCATGGTAAATATGACATTAGTCAGTACAATTACAACCATGGACAAGGCTTTGTAAAAGTTGCGTAACTAAAGTACCTGAAACATCTAAAAAGAGTAAAAACTATGAAATGATAGTTTTTGCTCTTTTTTTTTGAGGAGTTTTATATAGCGCTACATGCGTTCACTAAAATATAATTACTTAAAAAAATCGCTTCCAAAAATCTGCATCTTTCCACCGCGTTTCCTGTTGATACAACTGATTTTTAGACTCCAAATACTGTTGAAAAATAGTTTTCATCGCTTTTCCATACGCTGGAAATACTTCTTCATCAGCTTCTGTAAGCTTTTTTTCAATAGCTTTTGCCGCTCTTGCGGAAGTGTATATCGCGTTGGTAATTCCGTGTGATGATAGCGGATCAAAACTCATCGCTGCATCTCCAAGTGCGAGCCAATTCACGCCCGAAATTTGATCAGCAACAGAAGAATTGGCATTGCCGCCTTTGATTTTGATAGCATCATCAGCTACTATAAAATCTTTAAAATAGACGGTTTCCGATAAGACCGATTTCCACCGTGAAACGTCTTTGAGTTGCGATAAAATATTGTGCCCTTTGTATGTGTAAATCGTGCAAATATTCTCCGTTTCGTTCAACGCAGAAACAATGCCCCAACCTTGTTTGAAGCTTTCCACATACACTTCATGCGTCAATTTTGGATGTTTGAGTTTCGGCACATGACAACTTAGCGCGACCAATTCGTCAAAGATTTTACTTTCAACCTTTAATTTCTGCAACACCGCACGATTTCTTCCAGTAGCATCCACCAAAATCTTTCCTTGCACAATTTTAATCCCTTCGTTTTTTGCCAACACTATGGTATTCCCATGTTCTTCATGAATAACATCAAACCCATGATCATACGAAATCATATCATCTCGTATCAAATCTCGCATGCGTTCTAACGTTTGATGCTTGTTAATTTTCAACCCGTTTTTATACGGATTGTGATGGTAAAAATTGATATCTGTCACACGCGCACTTCCCCACATGGAATGATATCCGTAGGTTTTCCGATAAGCATTTTCTTCAAAAACAGACAACAAATCCAGCTCATGCAACAATGGCAATACCGATGGCGGCAAGGTTTCTCCTAAGGCAAAAGGTGGCTTCTCTCCTTTTCTATGCAACAGCGCAAACGAGATTCCTTTGCGTTGCAAAAGCACTGCCAGCGTTACGCCAGCAATGCCATTGCCTATAATAATTACTTCTTTTTTCATGTAATGTTGTGATGTAACATCTATCGTTTTTAGTATTCAAATTTATTTCAGAGTACTTCTCGATACAACTTGAAACAAGTTCAAGACATCTAAGTGACGCTTTTTACAGCTTCTAACAATCTGTGACTTCTACTAATAAATCGTTTCTTGACAGACAGATTACCACGTCGTAAACTCCTCGTAATGACGTATCAAAATATTAGATGTATGATTTAAAAATCTAAAAGTGAAACAAGTCTAACATTCTAAAAGGCAAAGCCGAGTCTAAAAGCGTTCACACTGAGCCTGTCGAAGTGAAGCGCATCTAAAAAACCTACTTCTTCATATCTTTTGAATCATACGCTACGTACACCAAGTTTGGAATACCTTCAATGTCTTCTTCTAATTTTCTTCCTGTAACAACGCCAATATCTTTCCATTGATATACCATATTGATCAATCCGTTCATATAACCGCCTTCTGCGTGATAGCCAATAAATCCTGTATCGGCAGTGTGTAACCACGCCAAACGATTGGCATAAATATTACGTTTCGTATCTGGTAAAATCTTCGGATCTTTTAGTTTCTCATAACTTGACGCAGGTAATACAAATACAGGTAAATTTGCTGCCCACCACGATGGTACTGGATATTGTTCTTCTACATAGACTGCCTGACAACTTCCTGCATCCGATTGCCACGGAATTCCCATCCATTTGGTCATATCGCCTGGCGTTACTTTCCAAAACCAAGCGTTTTCACTGTTTGGTAACATCGAATTACGAACATCATCAGCATCCATTGAGAAGCCAAAATCGTTATAAAAAATACGTTCTTGCTCTTCTTTAGAAGCTACATTGAGTCGTACTTCACGCAAACCATACGCGCCAATTTTATTTTGAGTATTGTCTACGATAAATTGATAGGTTTCTGCATTTTCAGCGTAGAGTTGCTTGTGACGCATTGGCCATGTCAATTCCACACCTGGATGGAATCCGCCACCATATAAGGTTTCTAAAACGGCTCTCGTCATCAATAATGGTTTGCGTTTTTCATCTTCCGCAGATTTTAGAAATTGATTGCGATAAAATGCGCCCATTTCGTCCATATCTTTGAAATTGAAACTTTCTGGAGAATAAAAATTACCATCGCGCCATTGTCTAAGTTGCTCGTAAATCATTGGTGGAATGGCAAACCATTGTGCGGGACTTCCCGGATAATCAATGGCGTCACCAGGATAGTATGGTAATTTTAATTCATCTGTGCCACTACCACGATTGACTAAATCTGTTTTGTTTTTACTTGGGATGATTGGTTCGTTAGACATATTGTACGCAGGATTACGGAACATCTTAAAAATACGTTCACGTACGGCATCAGCTTCTGCTTTTGGTTCTTTTTTGTAAATGTATTTGAATTCATCGTTGGCGATCAGTTCGTCTATTGTTTCTTTGAACGATGGCGCTAAAAAGTCACCCAAGTTTACCCATTGCATTCTGTACAAACGATAC harbors:
- a CDS encoding type II toxin-antitoxin system ParD family antitoxin, whose translation is MKNTSISLGNYFDQFVSAQVSAGRYKNVSEVIRAGLRLLENEESKAIALKNAIQEGLNSPLVEDFDFDENLKRLKAEKIKNG
- a CDS encoding type II toxin-antitoxin system RelE/ParE family toxin is translated as MAKVIFRQEAINDLNDIWTYTYEKWSEKQADTYYATIKITCSGIGENPTIGKEYHGINRKLLGLTSGKHIIFYQQISNERIEIVRILHERMDLENQITY
- a CDS encoding NAD(P)/FAD-dependent oxidoreductase is translated as MKKEVIIIGNGIAGVTLAVLLQRKGISFALLHRKGEKPPFALGETLPPSVLPLLHELDLLSVFEENAYRKTYGYHSMWGSARVTDINFYHHNPYKNGLKINKHQTLERMRDLIRDDMISYDHGFDVIHEEHGNTIVLAKNEGIKIVQGKILVDATGRNRAVLQKLKVESKIFDELVALSCHVPKLKHPKLTHEVYVESFKQGWGIVSALNETENICTIYTYKGHNILSQLKDVSRWKSVLSETVYFKDFIVADDAIKIKGGNANSSVADQISGVNWLALGDAAMSFDPLSSHGITNAIYTSARAAKAIEKKLTEADEEVFPAYGKAMKTIFQQYLESKNQLYQQETRWKDADFWKRFF
- a CDS encoding LodA/GoxA family CTQ-dependent oxidase; the protein is MAHENPKFRIYPSIGIARLGNGPATKDQVIFSPEVPWRNMYNTDENYLTDDGRLKKQAQRFYIYECDDHGNPVRQIDAREYDIEWSVEVANKKPFWYDFNNSLDLSIMIEDHQNLSPNFAKDKLAPGISAAYRNPNVLNQGLRVEDGYDYRKDLVNHPGMVSVDENQKRKEIKGEFPSSKMSKKGFSMLAKRMNVDAKEVNLGTAEYDDDGTLIFYGADGISAALNPSDLNTDFADNSNWYDDICDGRITANIRRKDSGEEYKLDDAKSAAWVASAPPDYAPQIQPLSTMFDLITGAANESHIPELATVFPMMYRLYRMQWVNLGDFLAPSFKETIDELIANDEFKYIYKKEPKAEADAVRERIFKMFRNPAYNMSNEPIIPSKNKTDLVNRGSGTDELKLPYYPGDAIDYPGSPAQWFAIPPMIYEQLRQWRDGNFYSPESFNFKDMDEMGAFYRNQFLKSAEDEKRKPLLMTRAVLETLYGGGFHPGVELTWPMRHKQLYAENAETYQFIVDNTQNKIGAYGLREVRLNVASKEEQERIFYNDFGFSMDADDVRNSMLPNSENAWFWKVTPGDMTKWMGIPWQSDAGSCQAVYVEEQYPVPSWWAANLPVFVLPASSYEKLKDPKILPDTKRNIYANRLAWLHTADTGFIGYHAEGGYMNGLINMVYQWKDIGVVTGRKLEEDIEGIPNLVYVAYDSKDMKK